Proteins from a genomic interval of Deltaproteobacteria bacterium:
- a CDS encoding Mrp/NBP35 family ATP-binding protein, with product MSAQQCASTKAQQKQTEQDEALKDRLSKIKHKIIVMSGKGGVGKSSVAAYLAVSLAQHGYQVGLMDVDLHGPSIPRLLGITGLIGVGDSQKGIPMEFDKNLQVVSIDSLLADRDSAVIWRGPLKIGVIKQFISDIEWNPLDYLIIDSPPGTGDEPLTVAQTIPDAMAIIVTTPQEVSLADVRKSINFCKQVNMTVLGVVENMSGLICPHCGREIPLFSKGGGERTARETGLRFLGRLPLEPRLVDAGDSGITGFLKDPDLVFSKEFTKLVDMVEQVVHAFEAGQAPAPVQSSE from the coding sequence ATGTCAGCCCAACAGTGCGCATCAACGAAAGCGCAGCAAAAACAAACGGAGCAGGACGAGGCTCTCAAAGATAGATTATCGAAAATCAAGCATAAGATCATCGTCATGAGCGGAAAAGGAGGCGTGGGCAAGAGCAGTGTCGCCGCGTATTTGGCCGTCTCGCTGGCCCAGCACGGGTATCAGGTAGGCCTTATGGATGTGGATCTTCACGGTCCGAGTATTCCCCGATTGCTTGGCATAACGGGCCTCATCGGGGTCGGAGATTCACAGAAGGGCATACCCATGGAATTTGACAAAAATCTTCAGGTTGTTTCCATTGACAGCCTGCTGGCGGATCGTGACTCGGCGGTCATCTGGCGCGGACCGTTGAAGATCGGAGTCATCAAACAGTTCATTAGCGACATCGAATGGAACCCGCTGGACTATTTGATCATCGATTCACCGCCGGGCACGGGCGACGAACCCCTGACCGTCGCTCAGACCATACCCGATGCCATGGCCATCATAGTGACGACGCCTCAGGAAGTGTCCCTTGCGGACGTTCGTAAATCCATCAATTTCTGTAAGCAGGTGAATATGACCGTGCTCGGGGTTGTGGAAAACATGAGCGGACTCATCTGCCCTCACTGCGGTCGGGAAATCCCTCTGTTCAGCAAAGGCGGCGGAGAACGTACGGCCCGGGAGACCGGCCTGCGCTTTCTGGGAAGACTGCCTCTTGAGCCACGCCTGGTGGACGCCGGGGATTCGGGAATTACCGGATTTCTGAAAGACCCGGACCTTGTTTTTTCGAAGGAGTTCACGAAGCTCGTGGATATGGTCGAGCAGGTGGTGCACGCTTTTGAAGCAGGGCAAGCGCCGGCCCCAGTTCAAAGTTCCGAATAA
- a CDS encoding PD40 domain-containing protein, which translates to MSPAAIAGVDGIWKDAPGGQTATLSAYIQTYAEGSAIAIVTPDLQSVYVFQESDFESEIDAPDLAGENHRLRMTFQADGTAQTTLTLSGQAERSLTFYRLHEAPGDFANVYDGIWKDAPFAGAATTNLYLQSYASGDGIFVITEDLNRFLVFLASPFAEDLDLGDLTGRHQLQIHFTGPSTATAVLTEDEATSLAPQAVHNYQLNRWYPHQAPPPAYGKIAFTRASTSQMISISDIYIMNADGSDVRNLTNLNAVDAVYQAGTPMWTWDGAKVLFSSNYQMWKSFNYRDVFEINPDGSRLRRITGSERITPVGYGSLTVNVDTQEQTLHPSQVVVSFQGSDQPWTVDSPGVTSQISGQNFSITFPKVPSGKIWVKCNKDGHRGDVNLSVDVPDGGSGSVSFHLVNGTVLSCSSPSAAPEMAKVAYDSLISSFTIEDKDGQKQDKLLDFLSLSWSNADGAFPDVRSDIYHTYCSTGRFAPTGNRMAFVLGPYLADSIVIIPTDTAKGLQAPEELLVAGTQAIGAYYGCASPAWSPDGKKIAYVASYTDWNLNITGDVFVIPADGSSTPVQVTQVNYDQLASHPSFSPDGSKLAFALLTGGPQGLNVLDIGTYKFTVDICTMGVAGSGFTQITHDGASLEPTWNPVMQ; encoded by the coding sequence ATGAGTCCAGCCGCCATCGCCGGGGTGGACGGGATCTGGAAAGACGCCCCGGGCGGACAGACGGCCACCCTGAGCGCGTACATACAGACTTACGCCGAAGGGTCCGCCATTGCCATCGTCACTCCGGATCTCCAGAGCGTATACGTGTTTCAGGAATCCGACTTCGAGTCGGAAATCGACGCCCCTGATCTGGCCGGGGAAAACCACCGGCTTCGCATGACTTTTCAGGCGGATGGTACGGCGCAGACGACGCTGACGCTGAGCGGCCAGGCGGAGCGATCCCTGACGTTTTATCGGCTGCATGAAGCGCCCGGCGACTTCGCGAACGTGTACGATGGAATCTGGAAAGACGCGCCTTTCGCCGGAGCGGCCACCACCAACTTGTATTTGCAGAGTTATGCCAGTGGGGACGGGATCTTCGTCATTACGGAGGACTTGAACCGTTTCCTGGTCTTTCTGGCATCTCCGTTTGCTGAAGATCTGGATCTGGGGGATCTTACAGGCCGTCATCAGCTTCAAATCCACTTCACCGGTCCTTCCACTGCAACAGCCGTATTGACCGAGGACGAAGCGACCTCACTTGCTCCTCAAGCCGTCCATAACTACCAGTTGAATCGCTGGTATCCACATCAGGCTCCGCCTCCGGCATATGGAAAGATCGCATTCACACGCGCGTCCACAAGTCAAATGATTTCCATTTCGGACATATACATCATGAATGCGGACGGGAGCGATGTACGAAATCTGACGAACCTCAACGCCGTCGACGCGGTCTATCAAGCGGGAACGCCCATGTGGACGTGGGACGGCGCCAAGGTCCTGTTCTCTTCCAACTATCAGATGTGGAAGAGCTTTAATTACCGCGATGTATTCGAGATCAACCCGGATGGGAGCCGGCTGCGGAGAATCACGGGAAGTGAACGGATCACCCCGGTGGGCTACGGTTCTTTGACCGTGAACGTGGACACCCAGGAGCAGACCCTTCATCCCTCTCAGGTGGTGGTTTCCTTCCAGGGTTCCGACCAGCCCTGGACCGTGGATTCTCCCGGGGTAACCAGCCAGATATCGGGCCAAAACTTTTCCATCACGTTTCCGAAAGTTCCGTCCGGCAAAATCTGGGTCAAATGCAATAAGGACGGGCACAGAGGGGACGTGAACCTGAGTGTGGACGTGCCTGACGGAGGGTCGGGCTCCGTCTCCTTTCACTTGGTGAACGGCACGGTCCTGTCTTGTTCGTCGCCTTCCGCTGCGCCGGAGATGGCCAAGGTGGCCTACGATTCGCTCATTTCAAGCTTCACGATCGAGGATAAGGACGGACAGAAGCAGGATAAGCTCCTCGATTTTCTGAGTCTCTCGTGGTCGAATGCGGACGGCGCTTTCCCCGACGTGCGAAGCGACATCTATCACACCTACTGTTCCACGGGCCGGTTCGCGCCCACGGGCAACCGGATGGCCTTTGTCTTGGGACCGTACCTAGCCGACAGCATCGTCATCATACCGACGGACACGGCTAAAGGACTTCAAGCGCCGGAGGAACTGCTGGTTGCCGGAACTCAGGCGATCGGGGCTTATTACGGCTGCGCGTCACCCGCCTGGAGTCCCGACGGAAAGAAGATCGCATATGTGGCATCCTACACCGATTGGAACTTGAACATTACTGGAGATGTTTTTGTGATTCCCGCGGACGGCTCCTCCACGCCCGTTCAGGTTACTCAGGTGAATTACGATCAGTTGGCGTCGCATCCCAGCTTCAGTCCGGACGGGTCCAAATTGGCCTTCGCCCTGTTGACGGGAGGCCCGCAAGGTCTCAACGTTCTGGACATCGGAACATACAAGTTTACCGTGGACATCTGCACCATGGGCGTAGCCGGTTCCGGCTTTACGCAGATTACGCACGACGGGGCTTCTCTTGAACCGACCTGGAATCCGGTGATGCAGTAA
- a CDS encoding ABC transporter ATP-binding protein: MPMVQCREVTKVYRQGEVEVKALRGVDLDVEAAEFMALAGPSGSGKTTLLNMIGGLDRVTSGTIRMNGNEITSMSQTELSEMRLRKIGFVFQAYNLIPVLTAIENVEFVLMLQGMGRNERVERAEQMLKEVGLEEELHRRPAELSGGQQQRVAVARAIVSRPAVVLADEPTANLDSKNGERLLDIMEALNDRHKVTFVFSTHDKMVMERARRVVRLRDGAVSDDVLKSH; this comes from the coding sequence ATGCCGATGGTTCAGTGCAGAGAGGTTACCAAGGTATACCGTCAAGGCGAAGTGGAAGTGAAGGCGTTAAGGGGCGTTGACCTGGACGTGGAAGCGGCCGAGTTTATGGCGTTGGCAGGTCCTTCGGGATCGGGCAAAACCACTCTGCTGAACATGATCGGCGGCCTGGACCGGGTGACATCGGGCACTATCCGTATGAACGGAAACGAAATCACCTCTATGAGCCAGACGGAATTGAGCGAAATGCGCTTGCGTAAGATCGGCTTCGTGTTCCAGGCGTACAACCTGATCCCCGTTCTGACGGCCATCGAGAATGTCGAATTTGTGCTCATGCTGCAAGGGATGGGGCGGAACGAACGCGTCGAGAGGGCGGAGCAAATGCTCAAAGAGGTCGGATTGGAGGAGGAACTGCATCGAAGGCCGGCTGAGCTGTCCGGCGGACAGCAGCAACGGGTCGCCGTCGCAAGAGCGATCGTCTCCCGACCGGCCGTGGTACTGGCGGATGAACCCACCGCCAACCTGGACTCGAAAAACGGGGAACGATTGCTGGACATCATGGAAGCGCTCAACGATCGACACAAAGTCACCTTCGTGTTTTCAACCCATGATAAGATGGTCATGGAACGGGCCCGCCGAGTTGTCCGCCTCAGGGACGGCGCGGTATCCGACGATGTCTTGAAGAGCCATTAA
- a CDS encoding ABC transporter permease, translated as MLTLLSMAWKNIWRVPRRTIVILLAVSIGVFAMLSLGSLNRGMLDQMVNNSIKTLTGHIQITAKGYFEDPVIEHTVRNPETLYKQVEGFSEPFRWAPRVRVPGVVSNARNSTGIVIVGIDPEKEAKVSFIGSAVVEGRYLNSGDEHGIIVGRGLAEKFDTGLGKKLVLMSQDTQNQVASAGFRIVGVYAAEIELIEEQFAFILLSEAQRMLRIGDGISEICIMAENRDLVEPLYRKISSELPPEFEAKAWWQLAPLIKAQLDLWERFMYLWFVVVFVAVGFGLVNTMLMAVFDRIREFGMLRAIGMKPRLIVTGIMFESLCLLLLGILIGNVLSWVTVGWLSHVGIDLSAFSEGLEELGIPHIIIPVLHSQDYIGANATVIILGLIVCLYPALKGARISPVKALAHI; from the coding sequence ATGTTGACCTTGTTGAGCATGGCCTGGAAGAACATCTGGCGCGTTCCGCGCCGCACGATCGTTATACTCCTAGCCGTATCGATCGGCGTTTTTGCCATGCTGAGTCTGGGATCCCTCAATCGGGGCATGCTGGATCAGATGGTGAACAATTCCATCAAGACGCTGACTGGCCATATCCAGATCACGGCCAAAGGGTATTTCGAGGACCCCGTGATCGAGCACACCGTCCGGAATCCTGAAACCTTGTATAAACAGGTTGAAGGTTTTTCGGAACCCTTCCGTTGGGCTCCGCGCGTTCGGGTTCCCGGAGTGGTGAGTAATGCCAGAAATTCAACGGGCATTGTGATTGTAGGTATTGATCCGGAGAAGGAGGCGAAGGTTTCATTTATTGGCTCCGCTGTGGTCGAAGGACGCTATCTGAACTCCGGGGACGAACACGGGATCATTGTCGGCCGTGGGTTGGCGGAGAAGTTCGATACCGGACTTGGCAAGAAGCTCGTATTGATGTCCCAGGACACCCAGAATCAAGTGGCGTCCGCGGGCTTTCGCATTGTGGGCGTATACGCGGCGGAAATCGAACTTATCGAGGAGCAATTTGCTTTCATCCTGCTGTCCGAAGCCCAACGTATGCTGAGAATCGGCGATGGGATCTCCGAAATTTGTATCATGGCCGAGAACCGCGATCTGGTAGAGCCTCTATACCGGAAGATTTCGTCCGAGCTGCCGCCGGAATTTGAAGCAAAGGCCTGGTGGCAATTGGCGCCGCTGATCAAGGCCCAGTTGGATCTCTGGGAGCGTTTCATGTATCTGTGGTTCGTAGTGGTGTTTGTGGCGGTCGGCTTCGGATTGGTCAATACCATGTTGATGGCTGTTTTCGATCGAATCCGGGAGTTTGGAATGCTCAGGGCCATCGGAATGAAACCGCGACTCATCGTGACGGGAATCATGTTCGAGTCCTTGTGTCTTCTTCTGCTTGGAATTCTGATTGGAAACGTCCTGAGTTGGGTCACAGTGGGATGGCTTTCTCACGTGGGCATCGATTTGAGCGCGTTCTCCGAAGGCCTGGAGGAACTCGGAATACCGCACATTATCATACCCGTGCTTCATTCTCAGGACTATATAGGCGCCAACGCGACGGTGATCATTCTAGGACTGATCGTGTGCCTGTATCCGGCTTTGAAGGGGGCGCGTATATCTCCGGTAAAGGCGTTGGCTCATATATAA
- a CDS encoding ABC transporter permease, whose translation MGVSNKVAWRNIWRNPRRSLLTTSAVVFACVLLIFMVSLQAGSYDAIINTAVRLQAGHIQVQAEGYNDKPEIRKVVRQPRAVAELIDKNPRIEAIAFRANAFSLVSSTMQRAEYLTEKDGNATVVGNLLAKNLSVDVGDELVILGQGYDGSVAANALTVKGVFRTGQPDFDRSALQIPLATFQSTYDMDDAVHKIVVMGKDLEEVGSLAESIRAELGRRRTSQNLAVLTWNELMPGLEQAIQVDMMSAWIFYGILIVVVAFSIMNTFVMAVFERTHEFGVLIAIGMKRIRLIGMVLLESAYLTIWGVILGILVGVAVTYYFQIHGIDISGTEDLFAQYGLPSVLRPKLTVGSVLSGPLIIFAVTLLTAAFPTFRILKLKLVRAMRD comes from the coding sequence ATGGGTGTAAGCAATAAAGTCGCTTGGAGGAACATCTGGCGTAATCCGCGTCGATCCTTGCTAACCACCTCAGCGGTGGTTTTCGCGTGCGTGCTGCTGATTTTCATGGTCTCTCTCCAGGCCGGGTCCTACGATGCGATCATCAATACCGCCGTGCGCCTTCAAGCCGGCCATATCCAGGTACAAGCCGAAGGGTACAACGACAAGCCGGAAATTCGCAAGGTGGTCCGGCAACCACGCGCCGTCGCCGAACTAATCGACAAGAATCCTCGGATCGAAGCCATTGCCTTTCGGGCCAATGCGTTCTCACTGGTTTCCTCCACGATGCAACGGGCTGAGTACCTGACTGAAAAAGACGGGAACGCGACCGTAGTCGGAAATTTGTTGGCCAAGAATCTATCCGTCGACGTGGGTGACGAGTTGGTGATCCTCGGCCAGGGCTACGACGGCTCCGTAGCGGCGAATGCGCTTACCGTCAAAGGCGTTTTCCGGACAGGGCAACCGGATTTCGACAGAAGCGCTCTGCAGATACCCCTGGCGACCTTTCAAAGCACATACGATATGGACGACGCTGTTCATAAGATCGTAGTGATGGGAAAGGATCTGGAGGAAGTGGGCTCTCTGGCGGAGTCCATTCGCGCCGAGCTGGGGAGGCGCCGGACATCACAGAACCTGGCGGTGTTGACGTGGAACGAATTGATGCCCGGACTGGAACAGGCGATCCAGGTGGATATGATGAGCGCATGGATATTTTACGGTATTCTGATCGTGGTCGTGGCCTTCAGTATTATGAACACGTTTGTTATGGCGGTCTTCGAGCGCACACATGAGTTCGGGGTGTTGATTGCCATAGGCATGAAACGGATTCGCTTGATCGGCATGGTCTTGCTGGAATCGGCCTACCTTACCATCTGGGGTGTCATTTTGGGCATTCTCGTGGGAGTGGCGGTGACCTACTACTTCCAGATCCACGGCATTGACATTTCCGGCACTGAAGACCTGTTCGCCCAATACGGACTCCCTTCCGTACTGAGACCGAAGCTAACCGTCGGCTCCGTTCTGTCCGGGCCTTTGATCATTTTCGCCGTGACCCTGCTTACGGCGGCGTTCCCGACATTTCGAATACTCAAGTTGAAGTTGGTCCGCGCCATGCGGGATTAG
- a CDS encoding outer membrane lipoprotein-sorting protein: protein MQKHLLLCILVIVTLSTQALGEGPEPTAMEILDSAWQYYRGDTSRVEVEMTIHRPDWERTMTILAWTRGMEESIFRIVAPPKDQGNGTLKKGTEMWTYNPKVDRIIKLPPSLMSQSWMGSDFSNNDLSKANSILKDYTHEIVGTEKNEGHEVYVIKAVAKTDAPVVWGMQMLKIRDDHIILQQSFLDENGVLVKEMTSENIEPVGGRLFPSIWYMRKAEAKGEYTRLHYLKAEFDVPVPDSYFTVSYLRSAREF from the coding sequence ATGCAGAAACACCTGCTATTGTGCATTCTCGTTATCGTGACGTTATCGACTCAGGCCCTCGGCGAAGGTCCGGAGCCCACTGCCATGGAAATCCTGGACTCGGCTTGGCAGTACTACCGCGGTGACACGTCTCGAGTCGAAGTGGAGATGACCATCCACAGACCTGATTGGGAACGGACGATGACCATCCTTGCCTGGACCCGTGGAATGGAAGAAAGCATCTTCAGGATTGTAGCCCCCCCAAAAGACCAGGGTAACGGCACGTTGAAGAAAGGCACGGAGATGTGGACCTACAATCCGAAAGTCGACCGGATCATCAAATTGCCTCCGTCACTCATGTCACAGTCCTGGATGGGGTCCGACTTTTCCAATAACGATCTGTCAAAGGCGAACAGTATACTCAAAGATTATACCCATGAGATCGTTGGCACCGAAAAGAATGAAGGACACGAAGTCTATGTGATCAAGGCTGTTGCGAAAACGGATGCGCCCGTGGTCTGGGGGATGCAGATGCTCAAGATTCGCGACGACCACATCATACTTCAGCAGAGTTTCCTCGATGAAAACGGTGTGCTGGTAAAGGAGATGACTTCGGAGAACATCGAGCCGGTGGGGGGAAGGCTGTTTCCGAGCATCTGGTACATGCGCAAAGCAGAGGCGAAAGGCGAATACACCCGGCTCCATTACCTGAAGGCGGAATTCGACGTGCCGGTGCCGGACAGCTATTTCACGGTTTCCTATTTGAGAAGCGCCAGAGAATTTTAG
- the hisD gene encoding histidinol dehydrogenase produces MMLEPEFLRRITPERKAEILHRSMEDVSGVLEDMRRVTLDIAGNGDQVTLEHYKKLKTDISKQDLKVTSEETERAYAALDPAIVKALKHALENLERFHRAQLEREMWSIEVAPGILAGRKTTPMDIVGAYVPGGRADYPSSVLMNIVPAKIAGVKRIVACTPPRSGMSVNPATIVAAHLAGAEALFKMGGPWAVGSMAYGTETVPKVDKIVGPGNKYVTAAKMAVFGLVDIDSPAGPSEGLILADDTARPDWVAIDFLSQVEHDPDAAAVIITDSEELARNTADHIEKILESASRKDIIKEALKHNSAILIAGSMEEAIDFTNEYAAEHLQIWTRDVWQTLMRVRHAGSIFMGPYAPIPAGDYASGTNHVLPTGRCARMFSGLSVDDFIKKPTFQYLSKQGLKGLKDSIIPLAEYEGLPMHAQTIRVRFEEDEKE; encoded by the coding sequence ATCATGCTGGAACCTGAATTTCTTCGCCGGATAACACCTGAGAGAAAGGCCGAGATCCTGCACCGCTCCATGGAAGACGTGTCCGGAGTGTTAGAAGACATGCGTCGCGTCACGCTGGACATTGCCGGGAACGGCGACCAGGTCACCCTCGAACACTATAAGAAACTGAAAACGGATATTTCGAAACAGGACCTGAAGGTCACTTCGGAAGAAACCGAACGGGCCTATGCCGCGTTGGACCCGGCGATCGTTAAGGCCCTGAAGCATGCGCTCGAAAACCTCGAACGTTTCCATCGCGCACAGTTGGAGCGGGAGATGTGGTCCATCGAGGTAGCTCCGGGCATCCTGGCGGGCAGAAAAACCACACCCATGGACATTGTGGGTGCGTATGTGCCCGGAGGCCGGGCGGACTATCCTTCCAGCGTCCTGATGAACATCGTTCCTGCTAAAATCGCCGGAGTGAAACGGATCGTGGCTTGTACGCCTCCCCGTTCGGGAATGTCGGTCAACCCGGCCACGATCGTGGCGGCGCATCTGGCCGGCGCCGAAGCACTCTTCAAGATGGGAGGACCGTGGGCCGTGGGGAGCATGGCCTATGGCACGGAGACCGTTCCTAAAGTTGACAAGATTGTCGGACCGGGCAACAAGTACGTCACTGCGGCCAAGATGGCAGTTTTCGGCCTGGTGGACATCGACTCGCCGGCCGGTCCCAGCGAAGGATTGATTCTCGCCGACGATACGGCAAGGCCGGACTGGGTCGCCATAGACTTCCTGAGCCAGGTGGAACACGATCCCGACGCTGCGGCAGTGATCATAACCGATTCCGAGGAACTGGCCCGAAACACCGCCGATCACATCGAGAAAATACTGGAATCGGCCTCCCGCAAGGACATTATCAAGGAAGCTTTGAAGCACAACTCAGCAATCCTCATAGCCGGGAGCATGGAGGAGGCCATCGACTTTACCAACGAGTACGCGGCGGAGCACCTGCAGATCTGGACGCGAGACGTTTGGCAGACATTAATGCGAGTTCGGCACGCAGGGTCCATTTTCATGGGCCCTTATGCCCCGATTCCGGCGGGAGATTATGCTTCCGGAACCAACCACGTCCTTCCAACGGGCCGCTGCGCGCGCATGTTCAGCGGGCTCAGCGTGGACGATTTCATCAAGAAGCCGACGTTCCAGTACTTGTCCAAACAAGGGCTCAAAGGACTCAAAGACAGCATTATTCCCCTGGCTGAATACGAAGGTCTGCCCATGCACGCGCAGACCATCCGCGTCCGCTTCGAGGAAGACGAAAAAGAATAG
- a CDS encoding DUF1178 family protein — protein sequence MIAFDLQCDAGHKFEGWFDNGDDFERQRAQALIECPFCGSKEIEKLFSPFTIKNGARTEKPAGEMDGPTPEQMIRHFYEHLSKDYEDVGGDFAKEALKIHYGVSDKKKIRGVTTEAEEKTLKDEGVEYLKVPMPRFDA from the coding sequence ATGATCGCTTTCGATTTGCAGTGCGACGCCGGACACAAGTTTGAAGGCTGGTTCGACAATGGCGACGATTTCGAGAGGCAAAGGGCGCAGGCATTGATTGAATGTCCTTTTTGCGGCAGCAAAGAAATCGAGAAGCTGTTTTCCCCTTTCACCATAAAGAACGGGGCGCGGACGGAGAAGCCTGCCGGAGAGATGGACGGTCCGACTCCCGAACAGATGATTCGGCATTTTTATGAACATCTCTCGAAAGATTACGAGGACGTTGGCGGGGATTTTGCCAAAGAAGCCTTGAAAATCCACTACGGGGTCTCGGATAAGAAGAAAATTCGAGGCGTCACTACGGAAGCGGAGGAAAAAACGCTCAAGGACGAGGGTGTAGAATATTTGAAAGTGCCTATGCCCCGGTTTGACGCTTAA
- the murJ gene encoding murein biosynthesis integral membrane protein MurJ, which translates to MNRPDEKAKLDSIEEARSVTRAAGIVGGATLLSRILGFARDMVIAYFFGTASTADAFFVAFRLPNLLRRLFAEGSFTVAFIPVFTESLTHQGREAALEIARSVLTALGLVLVLISFLGILFAPAVIHVIAPGFTQDPGKLSLTVSLTRITFPYIFFIGLVAGCMGVLNSLRHFAAPALAPTLLNLSMIGSVALLHSWLEEPVYALAWGVLIGGLLQLLLQIPFMVKLGFSLVPLFRFDNPALKRILYLMLPSALGAAVYQVSILLSTLLASLLPSGSVSYLYYADRVVQFPLGVFAIALGTASLPSMSRFAAKGDIEGLINTFSHSLRLVLFIAVPSMAGLVVLRDPIVSVLFQRGAFDADASVQTSSALLYYAVGLWAFSGIRIVLSAFFSLQDTSTPVKVAILSLVAGILFSLVLMGPMRHNGLALATSLSSALNLGLLMFLLRKKTGRMDGRRILASLVKTTAATCCMALSVVVASLAPLPGGIAVRLTSRLAIGFIVYLGVAFLLRSDEVQTLFSPIYSRITRAITRKT; encoded by the coding sequence ATGAATCGACCCGATGAAAAAGCAAAGCTCGACTCGATCGAAGAAGCGAGGAGCGTCACTCGCGCCGCGGGTATTGTGGGCGGAGCCACCCTGTTGAGCCGGATCCTGGGCTTTGCCCGCGACATGGTGATCGCTTACTTCTTCGGTACCGCTTCCACTGCGGATGCCTTTTTCGTTGCCTTTCGCCTGCCGAATCTGCTGCGTCGCCTTTTCGCGGAGGGTTCATTTACGGTGGCGTTCATACCGGTGTTCACCGAATCGCTCACCCACCAGGGTAGAGAAGCCGCTCTGGAAATTGCACGATCCGTCCTTACGGCTCTTGGCCTGGTCCTGGTGTTGATATCCTTCCTCGGCATCCTGTTTGCACCGGCGGTGATTCACGTAATCGCACCCGGATTCACCCAGGACCCCGGAAAACTGAGCCTCACCGTGAGTCTCACCCGAATCACCTTCCCCTATATCTTCTTTATCGGACTGGTCGCCGGCTGTATGGGAGTACTGAACTCCCTCCGTCATTTTGCAGCTCCCGCTCTGGCTCCCACGCTGCTCAACCTTTCGATGATCGGCTCGGTGGCTCTGCTTCATTCGTGGTTGGAAGAACCGGTTTACGCACTTGCCTGGGGTGTTCTGATCGGAGGGCTGCTTCAGCTCCTGTTGCAGATTCCGTTCATGGTCAAACTGGGATTTTCCCTCGTCCCGCTGTTCCGCTTCGATAATCCTGCATTGAAGCGTATCCTATATCTCATGCTTCCCTCGGCTTTGGGAGCGGCCGTCTATCAAGTCAGCATTCTGCTGTCAACACTTCTGGCATCCTTACTGCCTTCGGGAAGCGTATCTTATCTGTATTATGCGGACCGGGTGGTCCAGTTTCCCCTGGGCGTATTCGCCATTGCTTTGGGTACGGCCAGTCTTCCCAGCATGTCGCGGTTTGCAGCCAAGGGCGACATAGAGGGACTTATCAATACGTTTTCGCACTCGTTGCGACTTGTCCTGTTTATTGCCGTACCATCCATGGCCGGCCTGGTTGTGCTTCGCGACCCGATTGTGTCAGTGCTGTTCCAGCGCGGGGCCTTCGATGCGGACGCTTCCGTCCAAACGTCATCCGCGCTCTTATATTACGCGGTCGGATTATGGGCCTTTTCAGGAATTCGTATTGTTCTCTCCGCGTTTTTCTCCCTTCAGGATACAAGTACTCCGGTCAAAGTGGCTATCCTATCTCTCGTCGCCGGCATTCTGTTCAGTTTGGTGCTTATGGGTCCCATGCGACACAACGGTCTGGCCTTGGCCACCTCCCTGTCTTCGGCTCTAAATCTGGGTCTCCTGATGTTCCTTCTGAGGAAGAAAACCGGACGGATGGATGGCCGCAGGATCCTGGCGTCTCTTGTCAAAACCACGGCAGCCACCTGCTGCATGGCGCTTTCCGTGGTCGTGGCGAGTCTCGCGCCCCTGCCCGGCGGTATCGCGGTTCGTTTGACGAGCCGGCTGGCTATCGGTTTTATCGTTTATTTGGGGGTGGCCTTCCTTCTACGCTCGGACGAAGTTCAGACGCTTTTCTCCCCGATTTACAGCAGGATAACCCGCGCCATAACTAGAAAAACCTGA
- a CDS encoding CDP-alcohol phosphatidyltransferase family protein — protein sequence MDTWQTKPTDRFVLKWIKIHLSARVTPNLVHFEWLRPWMITLFSAILGFFAGVVFALGLGWLAGCMAAAAQVLDGVDGQLARLTGRQSRGGAFWDSVLDRYADGSMVIGMAIYLARIPNLMPIWLLALLAALALIGSNLISYSSARAETLGLDLGKPTLASKGTRTSVMILCAWGSLFWRYFPVAALVYLVVHPNLAVIARLIRTAPDDGLMERDPESRKIQ from the coding sequence ATGGACACATGGCAAACCAAACCCACCGACCGGTTTGTGCTTAAGTGGATCAAGATCCATCTGTCGGCCCGGGTAACGCCTAATCTCGTCCATTTTGAGTGGCTGAGGCCCTGGATGATCACCCTGTTTTCAGCGATCCTGGGCTTTTTTGCGGGGGTGGTTTTCGCCCTGGGCCTGGGGTGGCTCGCCGGTTGCATGGCCGCCGCCGCCCAGGTGTTGGACGGAGTAGACGGACAGCTCGCCAGGCTCACCGGCAGGCAGAGCAGAGGGGGGGCGTTCTGGGACTCCGTACTCGATCGGTACGCGGACGGTTCCATGGTCATCGGAATGGCGATCTACCTCGCACGCATTCCAAATCTCATGCCCATCTGGCTGCTGGCGCTATTGGCCGCCTTGGCCCTTATTGGAAGCAATCTGATCAGCTACTCGAGCGCACGGGCGGAAACCCTCGGACTGGATTTGGGAAAGCCGACTTTGGCGAGTAAAGGCACAAGAACGTCGGTAATGATCCTGTGCGCGTGGGGAAGCCTCTTCTGGCGCTACTTCCCCGTGGCGGCCCTTGTCTACCTCGTCGTTCATCCCAATCTGGCCGTTATCGCGCGACTCATCCGAACCGCGCCGGATGATGGGCTAATGGAGAGGGACCCGGAATCAAGAAAAATTCAGTGA